One Cucurbita pepo subsp. pepo cultivar mu-cu-16 chromosome LG20, ASM280686v2, whole genome shotgun sequence genomic window carries:
- the LOC111782592 gene encoding uncharacterized protein LOC111782592: MAVTAQSPSSSAAPSLLPNRFSISRFRHASNHARPRPSSGSNSLRILAMAPQKKVNKYDDGWEKKWFGAGIFYESSEDVEVDVFKKLETKKVLSNVEKAGLLSKAEELGFTLSSIEKLGVFSKAEEFGLLSLLEKLASASPSTLASLALPILVAALAAIVLIPDDSAPLVALQAVVAGGLTLGAAGLFVGSVVLGGLQEAD, translated from the exons ATGGCGGTCACTGCACAATCACCATCTTCCTCTGCTGCTCCctctctccttcccaaccgcTTCTCCATTTCCAGATTCCGCCACGCCTCTAACCATGCCCGTCCTCGTCCTTCCTCCGGATCCAATTCGCTCAGGATCCTCGCCATGGCCCCTCAGAAGAAG GTGAACAAATACGACGACGGTTGGGAGAAGAAGTGGTTCGGAGCTGGAATCTTCTACGAGAGCTCGGAGGATGTGGAAGTGGACGTGTTCAAGAAGCTTGAGACGAAGAAAGTGCTTAGCAACGTCGAAAAAGCAGGGCTACTATCGAAGGCAGAGGAATTAGGGTTTACGCTCTCTTCGATTGAGAAATTGGGGGTTTTCTCAAAAGCCGAGGAGTTCGGGCTTCTCAGCTTGCTTGAGAAGCTTGCGAGCGCCTCCCCGTCCACATTGGCCTCTCTTGCCCTTCCCATTCTCGTTGCTGCGCTGGCGGCGATTGTTCTCATTCCCGATGACTCAGCGCCGCTTGTGGCGTTACAGGCTGTGGTCGCCGGCGGACTCACGCTTGGGGCTGCCGGATTGTTTGTTGGATCGGTGGTGCTGGGTGGCTTGCAGGAAGCTGATTGA
- the LOC111783019 gene encoding homeobox-leucine zipper protein HAT5-like isoform X2, protein MAGRRVYGGGDDGGSISGVSSNHSVLLQNRGGSFASEPLSALFLSGSSSSTSPSLLGSRSMMSFEDIRGGNGSNQSFFCPLDNEDNGDEDLDDYFHHPEKKRRLSADQVRFLEKSFETENKLEPERKVQLAKDLGLQPRQVAIWFQNRRARWKTKQLEKDYEALQSSYGNLKADYENLLKEKDSLKAEIVVLTDKLILKDKERSNSVVSEDDKFGEEPPQNLVDEASKSSKLGCKQEDMSSVKSDIFDSDSPHYTDGVHSSLLDPGDSSYIFDPDQSDLSQDEEDNLGKNLLPPCIFPKLEDVDYSDPPTSSCNFVFPIEDNALWSWS, encoded by the exons ATGGCGGGTCGGAGGGTATACGGCGGCGGTGACGACGGTGGTAGTATAAGCGGTGTTTCTTCCAATCATAGTGTTTTGCTTCAGAATCGTGGAGGGTCTTTTGCTTCTGAGCCTCTTAGTGCTCTGTTCCTTTCTGGgtcatcttcttctacttcCCCTTCTCTGCTTG GTTCAAGATCCATGATGAGTTTCGAAGATATTCGTGGAGGAAACGGATCGAATCAATCGTTCTTTTGCCCGTTGGATAATGAAGATAATGGGGATGAAGACTTGGATGATTACTTCCATCACCCTGAAAAAAAGAGGCGGTTATCAGCTGATCAAGTCCGGTTCCTCGAGAAAAGTTTCGAGACCGAGAACAAGCTCGAACCGGAGAGGAAAGTTCAGCTAGCCAAGGACCTCGGGCTGCAGCCTCGTCAGGTTGCTATATGGTTTCAAAATCGCCGAGCACGGTGGAAAACTAAACAGCTGGAGAAGGACTATGAAGCTCTTCAATCCAGCTATGGAAACCTTAAGGCTGACTATGAAAACCTACTGAAGGAGAAGGATTCATTGAAGGCTGAG ATTGTTGTCCTGACAGACAAACTGATACTCAAAGACAAAGAAAGGAGCAACTCTGTGGTGTCTGAAGATGACAAATTTGGTGAAGAACCACCACAAAATTTGGTTGATGAAGCCTCCAAATCTTCAAAGCTGGGTTGTAAGCAGGAGGATATGAGTTCAGTCAAAAGTGATATATTTGATTCAGATAGCCCACACTACACTGATGGGGTTCACTCTTCACTCCTAGACCCCGGAGATTCGTCCTACATTTTCGATCCCGATCAGTCCGACTTATCGCAAGACGAAGAAGATAACTTGGGAAAGAATCTTTTGCCTCCTTGCATCTTCCCAAAGCTCGAAGATGTCGATTACTCTGACCCGCCCACAAGTTCTTGTAATTTTGTATTCCCCATTGAAGACAATGCCCTTTGGTCCTGGTCTTAG
- the LOC111782593 gene encoding protein PXR1, with the protein MAVRLTPNNCRTIFIQFSFNFGLDSTMGGTSEEKHEGKVEKKEKKKDKVKHEEEEDDHGKKKGKDKDKDKEEGEKKEKKKKDPADMKDPLKLRQKLEKLEDKMQALAVKKEEILKLIHEAEQNAAP; encoded by the coding sequence ATGGCGGTTAGGCTCACACCCAATAATTGCAGAACAATATTCATTCagttttccttcaattttggTTTAGATTCAACAATGGGAGGAACCTCGGAAGAGAAGCACGAGGGTAAGGttgagaagaaggagaagaagaaagataagGTGaaacatgaagaagaagaagatgatcatggcaaaaagaagggaaaggaTAAGGATAAGGATAAGGAAGAAggtgaaaagaaagagaagaagaaaaaggaccCTGCGGATATGAAGGATCCATTAAAGCTCAGACAGAAGCTTGAGAAGCTTGAAGACAAGATGCAGGCTCTGGCGGTTAAGAAGGAAGAGATATTGAAACTGATCCATGAAGCTGAACAGAATGCTGCTCCATGA
- the LOC111783019 gene encoding homeobox-leucine zipper protein HAT5-like isoform X1, whose amino-acid sequence MAGRRVYGGGDDGGSISGVSSNHSVLLQNRGGSFASEPLSALFLSGSSSSTSPSLLDCSGIGSRSMMSFEDIRGGNGSNQSFFCPLDNEDNGDEDLDDYFHHPEKKRRLSADQVRFLEKSFETENKLEPERKVQLAKDLGLQPRQVAIWFQNRRARWKTKQLEKDYEALQSSYGNLKADYENLLKEKDSLKAEIVVLTDKLILKDKERSNSVVSEDDKFGEEPPQNLVDEASKSSKLGCKQEDMSSVKSDIFDSDSPHYTDGVHSSLLDPGDSSYIFDPDQSDLSQDEEDNLGKNLLPPCIFPKLEDVDYSDPPTSSCNFVFPIEDNALWSWS is encoded by the exons ATGGCGGGTCGGAGGGTATACGGCGGCGGTGACGACGGTGGTAGTATAAGCGGTGTTTCTTCCAATCATAGTGTTTTGCTTCAGAATCGTGGAGGGTCTTTTGCTTCTGAGCCTCTTAGTGCTCTGTTCCTTTCTGGgtcatcttcttctacttcCCCTTCTCTGCTTG ATTGTTCTGGTATAGGTTCAAGATCCATGATGAGTTTCGAAGATATTCGTGGAGGAAACGGATCGAATCAATCGTTCTTTTGCCCGTTGGATAATGAAGATAATGGGGATGAAGACTTGGATGATTACTTCCATCACCCTGAAAAAAAGAGGCGGTTATCAGCTGATCAAGTCCGGTTCCTCGAGAAAAGTTTCGAGACCGAGAACAAGCTCGAACCGGAGAGGAAAGTTCAGCTAGCCAAGGACCTCGGGCTGCAGCCTCGTCAGGTTGCTATATGGTTTCAAAATCGCCGAGCACGGTGGAAAACTAAACAGCTGGAGAAGGACTATGAAGCTCTTCAATCCAGCTATGGAAACCTTAAGGCTGACTATGAAAACCTACTGAAGGAGAAGGATTCATTGAAGGCTGAG ATTGTTGTCCTGACAGACAAACTGATACTCAAAGACAAAGAAAGGAGCAACTCTGTGGTGTCTGAAGATGACAAATTTGGTGAAGAACCACCACAAAATTTGGTTGATGAAGCCTCCAAATCTTCAAAGCTGGGTTGTAAGCAGGAGGATATGAGTTCAGTCAAAAGTGATATATTTGATTCAGATAGCCCACACTACACTGATGGGGTTCACTCTTCACTCCTAGACCCCGGAGATTCGTCCTACATTTTCGATCCCGATCAGTCCGACTTATCGCAAGACGAAGAAGATAACTTGGGAAAGAATCTTTTGCCTCCTTGCATCTTCCCAAAGCTCGAAGATGTCGATTACTCTGACCCGCCCACAAGTTCTTGTAATTTTGTATTCCCCATTGAAGACAATGCCCTTTGGTCCTGGTCTTAG
- the LOC111782591 gene encoding probable aldehyde dehydrogenase, protein MAPVLSRLLFRRIVQAPFLRTSTGFSFCRNVHSIPFSSVEVEQISGSKPGEVHNLVQGKWIGSSGWNTIVDPLNGEPFIKIAEVNETEIQPFVKSLTKCPKHGLHNPFKSPERYLLYGDVSSKAADMLSTPKVTDFFARLIQRVSPKSYQQAWAEVNVTVKFLRNFSGDQVRFLARSFAVPGDHLGQQSHGYRWPYGPVAIITPFNFPLEIPLLQVMGALYMGNKPVLKVDSKVSIVMEQMIRLLHHCGLPLEDLDFINCDGKTMNKLLIEGNPSMTLFTGSSRVAEKLAVDLKGRIKLEDAGFDWKVLGPDVREEDYVAWVCDQDAYACSGQKCSAQSILFMHENWSKTSLISKIKDLAERRNLTDLTIGPVLTLTNEMMLDHMNKLLKIPGAKLLFGGEPLKNHSIPAIYGAMKPTAVYLPLEEMMKDENYELVTKEIFGPFQIITEYKSDQLSVVLDALERMHAHLTAAVVSNDPLFLQEVIGNTVNGTTYAGLRARTTGAPQNHWFGPAGDPRGAGIGTPEAIKLVWSCHREIIYDIGPLPLNWTTPPSS, encoded by the exons ATGGCGCCGGTTCTATCTCGGTTACTGTTCCGGCGGATTGTTCAGGCACCATTTCTTCGCACCTCCACCGGCTTTAGCTTTTGCAG AAATGTTCATTCTATCCCTTTCTCTTCGGTGGAAGTGGAGCAAATATCAGGTTCTAAGCCAGGAGAAGTTCATAACTTAG TGCAGGGTAAATGGATTGGATCTTCCGGTTGGAATACTATTGTAGATCCTTTAAATGGAGAgccatttattaaaattgctGAAGTTAATGAAACAGAAATTCAG CCATTTGTGAAGAGCCTAACCAAATGCCCCAAGCATGGCTTGCATAATCCTTTCAAATCACCTGAGAG ATATCTTTTGTATGGAGATGTATCGTCCAAGGCTGCCGACATGCTTTCGACACCAAAG GTGACTGACTTCTTTGCAAGGTTAATTCAAAGAGTTTCTCCAAAAAGTTATCAGCAAGCTTGGGCTGAAGTCAATGTTactgttaaatttttaaggaaCTTCTCTGGTGATCAG GTTCGCTTCCTAGCAAGGTCCTTTGCAGTACCTGGAGATCATCTTGGACAACAAAGTCATGGTTACCGTTGGCCTTATGGTCCT GTAGCAATTATCACTCCTTTCAACTTCCCCTTGGAAATTCCTTTACTTCAGGTGATGGGTGCACTTTACATGGGCAACAAACCTGTTCTAAAAGTTGATAGCAAG GTTAGCATAGTTATGGAGCAAATGATTCGATTACTACACCATTGTGGACTTCCTCTTGAAGATTTAGATTTTATAAATTGCGATGGGAAGACGATGAACAAGTTATTGATCGAGGGAAATCCATCCATGACTCTTTTCACTGGTAGCTCAAGAGTGGCAGAGAAGTTGGCTGTCGACTTAAAGGGTCGTATTAAACTGGAAGATGCAGGTTTTGATTGGAAAGTCTTAGGACCAGATGTTCGAGAG GAAGACTATGTTGCATGGGTCTGTGATCAAGATGCATATGCTTGCAGCGGCCAGAAGTGCTCGGCACAGTCCATACTGTTCATGCATGAG AACTGGTCGAAAACTTCACTCATTTCGAAGATAAAGGATCTTGCAGAGAGAAGAAACTTGACTGATCTAACGATTGGCCCTGTTCTTACG TTAACAAATGAAATGATGCTAGATCACATGAACAAATTGCTCAAGATACCAGGAGCAAAGCTACTCTTTGGAGGTGAACCTCTCAAAAACCATTCCATTCCAGCCATTTATGGCGCTATGAAACCCACTGCAGTGTATCTTCCACTCGAAGAAATGATGAAAGATGAGAATTATGAGCTTGTTACTAAGGAAATTTTTGGACCATTTCAG ATTATTACTGAATATAAGAGCGATCAACTGTCAGTTGTGTTGGATGCTCTTGAGCGGATGCATGCTCATCTAACAGCAGCGGTTGTTTCAAATGACCCTCTTTTTCTACAG GAAGTTATTGGAAATACTGTAAACGGGACAACGTATGCGGGTTTACGAGCTAGAACAACAGGAGCTCCGCAGAACCATTG GTTTGGACCAGCAGGTGACCCTAGAGGTGCTGGTATTGGAACTCCAGAAGCCATCAAACTCGTATGGTCTTGCCATAGAGAGATCATATATGATATTGGCCCCTTGCCCTTGAATTGGACAACTCCACCATCTTCTTGA
- the LOC111782590 gene encoding protein QUIRKY, translating to MASIFNTLQHLFCFSAINAFSDLFFASYQNETMTTPAQPPPPSSPQPPPPPKTVRKLVVEIADARNLLPKDGQGSSSPYVVADFDGQRKRTATKFRELNPTWNEPLEFIVSDPDNMDYEELDIEVFNDKRYGNGSGRKNQFLGRVKLNGSQFAKRGEEGLVYYQLEKKSVFSWVRGEIGLRICYYDELVEEAPPQPLPQEEQPIQTVTEKPNTPEAVVEEARMFELPPQGEVGHNDSNPPPVVVVDEPPPQEMPVHSEPPPMEVNAPPPAEGQFAPEIRKMQNNKAAGFGEGVRVLRRPNGDYSPRVINKKFMAETERIHPYDLVEPMQYLFIRIVKARNIAPNERPYLQIRTSSHYVKSEPANHRPGEPTDSPEWKCVFALRHNRPDTANTTLEIAVWDSPSDQFLGGVCFDLSDVPVRDPPDSPLAPQWYRLEGGAGDQQTTKITGDIQLSVWIGTQADDAFPEAWCSDAPHVAHTRSKVYQSPKLWYLRITVIEAQDLHIASNLPPLTAPEIRIKAQLSFQSARTRRGSMNNHSASFHWNEDLVFVAGEPLEDSLIILVEDRTSKEVVLLGHVMIPVDTVEQRFDERYVAAKWFSLEGGNGGESYSGRIYLRLCLEGGYHVLDEAAHVCSDFRPTAKQLWKPAVGILELGILGARGLLPMKTKDPGKGSTDAYCVAKYGKKWVRTRTMTDSFDPRWNEQYTWQVYDPCTVLTIGVFDNWRMYSDAAEDKPDYHIGKVRIRVSTLESNKIYTNSYPLLVLQRTGLKKMGEIELAVRFACPALLPDTCGVYGQPLLPRMHYLRPLGVAQQEALRRAATKMVATWLGRSEPPLGSEVVRYMLDADSHAWSMRKSKANWFRIVAVLAWAVGLAKWLDDIRRWRNPITTILVHILYLVLVWYPDLIVPTGFLYVFLIGVWYYRFRPKIPAGMDTRLSHAEAVDPDELDEEFDTIPSSKPPDVIRVRYDRLRILAARIQTVLGDLATQGERVQALVSWRDPRATKLFIGVCFTITLILYAVPPKMVAVALGFYYLRHPMFRDPMPSASLNFFRRLPSLSDRLM from the coding sequence ATGGCATCAATATTCAATACATTACAGCATTTATTCTGCTTCTCCGCTATCAACGCATTTTCTGATCTATTTTTTGCTTCATACCAAAATGAGACCATGACGACGCCGGCTCAGCCACCGCCACCGTCATCGCCTcaaccgccaccgccacccaAAACTGTTAGGAAGCTCGTTGTCGAAATCGCTGATGCTCGTAACCTTCTTCCTAAAGACGGCCAAGGAAGCTCCAGTCCTTATGTGGTTGCCGATTTCGATGGCCAGAGGAAGCGGACCGCTACTAAGTTTCGTGAGCTCAATCCCACATGGAATGAGCCGCTTGAATTTATTGTCTCCGATCCTGATAATATGGACTATGAGGAGCTTGATATTGAGGTTTTCAACGATAAGAGGTACGGCAATGGTAGTGGCCGGAAGAATCAATTCTTAGGGAGGGTGAAACTGAACGGAAGCCAGTTTGCGAAGAGAGGAGAAGAAGGTTTGGTTTActatcaattggagaagaagagcGTGTTCAGCTGGGTGAGAGGCGAGATTGGGCTTAGGATCTGTTACTACGACGAGTTAGTTGAAGAAGCTCCGCCGCAACCTCTGCCGCAGGAGGAGCAACCGATTCAGACTGTTACTGAGAAGCCTAATACTCCGGAGGCTGTTGTCGAGGAAGCAAGGATGTTCGAGCTTCCGCCGCAGGGGGAGGTCGGTCACAACGATTCGAACCCGCCGCCGGTGGTAGTTGTCGATGAGCCGCCTCCGCAGGAGATGCCGGTACATTCTGAGCCACCACCGATGGAGGTAAATGCTCCTCCGCCTGCGGAGGGCCAATTTGCAccagaaattagaaaaatgcaGAATAACAAGGCAGCAGGATTCGGGGAAGGGGTTAGGGTTTTGAGAAGGCCGAATGGGGATTACTCTCCGAGagtaatcaataaaaaattcatggCGGAGACGGAGAGGATCCATCCGTACGATCTTGTGGAGCCGATGCAGTACCTCTTCATCCGTATCGTGAAAGCCAGAAATATCGCTCCTAATGAGCGCCCCTACTTACAGATTCGCACATCAAGCCATTACGTCAAATCGGAACCGGCGAATCATCGGCCTGGTGAACCGACTGATTCGCCGGAATGGAAATGTGTCTTTGCCCTCCGCCATAATCGGCCTGATACGGCAAATACGACGCTGGAGATTGCCGTCTGGGATTCTCCATCGGATCAGTTCCTCGGTGGCGTTTGCTTTGATCTTTCCGATGTTCCTGTACGTGATCCGCCTGATAGTCCTCTGGCTCCTCAGTGGTACCGCCTTGAAGGCGGTGCCGGAGATCAACAAACCACCAAAATTACCGGCGACATTCAGCTCTCTGTTTGGATTGGAACTCAAGCCGACGACGCATTTCCAGAAGCTTGGTGCTCCGATGCGCCACACGTGGCTCATACGCGCTCGAAGGTTTATCAATCTCCCAAGCTATGGTACTTGAGAATTACAGTAATAGAAGCGCAGGACCTTCACATCGCTTCAAATCTGCCTCCATTAACAGCACCCGAGATTCGGATCAAAGCACAGCTGAGTTTTCAGTCGGCTCGGACCAGGCGAGGGTCCATGAACAACCATAGCGCCTCATTTCACTGGAACGAGGACCTCGTCTTCGTTGCCGGCGAGCCTCTCGAAGACTCTCTGATCATACTCGTTGAAGACCGAACGAGCAAGGAGGTCGTACTCCTCGGCCACGTCATGATTCCGGTGGACACTGTCGAACAGCGGTTCGATGAGCGGTATGTGGCGGCGAAATGGTTTTCTTTAGAAGGCGGCAACGGTGGCGAATCATACAGCGGCAGAATCTATCTCCGCCTCTGTTTGGAAGGCGGATATCACGTGTTGGATGAGGCGGCGCACGTGTGTAGTGATTTCCGCCCGACAGCGAAGCAGCTGTGGAAGCCAGCCGTTGGAATTCTGGAGCTCGGGATTCTGGGAGCTCGAGGGTTGCTTCCGATGAAGACGAAAGATCCGGGGAAGGGGTCCACTGACGCTTACTGTGTCGCGAAGTACGGGAAAAAGTGGGTCCGAACCAGAACGATGACTGACAGCTTTGATCCACGTTGGAATGAGCAGTACACGTGGCAAGTATACGATCCTTGCACTGTTCTCACCATCGGCGTCTTCGATAACTGGCGAATGTACTCCGACGCGGCGGAGGACAAGCCGGATTATCACATCGGAAAAGTAAGGATTCGGGTGTCAACCCTCGAGAGCAACAAAATCTATACAAACTCGTACCCTCTGTTGGTGTTGCAGAGAACAGGGTTGAAGAAAATGGGTGAAATCGAGCTAGCCGTCCGGTTCGCCTGTCCGGCACTGTTGCCAGATACATGTGGAGTTTATGGGCAGCCCTTACTTCCAAGAATGCATTATCTCCGCCCTCTGGGGGTGGCTCAACAGGAGGCGTTGCGCAGAGCCGCCACAAAGATGGTGGCAACTTGGTTAGGCAGGTCGGAGCCACCATTGGGGTCGGAGGTGGTTCGATACATGTTGGATGCCGATTCACACGCTTGGAGTATGAGAAAAAGCAAGGCAAATTGGTTTAGGATCGTTGCAGTTTTGGCATGGGCGGTGGGATTAGCCAAATGGTTGGATGACATCCGGCGATGGAGGAACCCCATAACCACAATTcttgttcatattttatatctGGTTCTTGTTTGGTACCCAGATTTGATTGTCCCAACAGGGTTTCTCTACGTGTTCTTAATCGGAGTTTGGTACTATCGGTTCAGACCAAAAATCCCCGCCGGAATGGACACACGATTATCGCACGCCGAGGCAGTAGATCCAGATGAACTAGATGAAGAATTCGACACAATTCCAAGCTCAAAGCCACCGGACGTAATCCGGGTCAGGTACGACCGGCTAAGGATACTGGCTGCAAGAATCCAAACAGTGTTGGGGGATCTTGCTACCCAAGGAGAGAGAGTACAAGCGTTGGTTAGTTGGAGGGACCCTCGAGCCACAAAGCTGTTCATTGGAGTATGTTTCACCATCACATTGATCCTCTACGCGGTTCCGCCCAAAATGGTGGCGGTGGCACTCGGATTCTACTACTTGCGCCACCCCATGTTCCGGGATCCTATGCCGTCAGCAAGTCTGAACTTTTTCCGGCGACTTCCTAGCCTATCAGATCGGTTAATGTAG